A window of Ignavibacteriales bacterium genomic DNA:
CAGGCCTCATAGCTCTCTGAACTACAGACCACCAGCACCAGAATCGTTTTACCAGCTCAGGCTTGCCAGTGCCTGAAGCATTACAATCCTAAACATACAACTGGCACATCATCTGGGGGCAGGTCAGTACGACTTGGGAGACAAGGTCAAGGCAACAGAATATTTCCGCTCGCTTATTGCGAGTTATCCAAAGGATCCGCTAAGCGCTTTGGCACTAGCTACTTTAGGCGAGTGGGCTGGAGGTGCGTCTACGAATCAACAAAAATCAGCCCGAACTGAAAACACCATCAAGACTAGCTTGTTCTTGGAGAACTATCCGAATCCATTCAATCCTTCTACGGTTGTCAGCTTTTCGGTGCCTGAAGCAGGGCTTGTTACCCTCAAGATCTTTGACTTACTTGGTCGCGAAGTCGCAACACTGGTGAACGAATTCACGACTGTGGGTACTCACGTCGCCATTTTCAATGGCTCTTCGTTGTCCAGTGGAATGTATGTCGCGAGGCTACAGATGGCAGGGAAAACAGCAGCCGCTAAGTTACTGCTCGCCAGGTAACTCTAGGCCTACAAGGAGGAAGTGGCTCCTCACGCCCGCCGTTCGAGATTTTGAACGGCGGGCGTTCTTTTGCAGCGGTTGCGCAGCGATGTATTCTTGCCGGTGAGCAGGATTGTGTTTGATCTCAGATTTGTGTCAGTCCGTGTCTCATGACCTAGGGGGATGGTTTCGCGATCAAGCTGCGATCGAAACCAGCGAACTACCGAAGAGGGAACATCGAACTTTGATGGAAGTGATGCAAGGAGATGCACGGACGAGGCGCGGTGTCGGATCAGCAAAATCATCAAAAGTACGATGACATTACTTCGGAACCACGAAGATTCGCTTGGCAAATTGGTGTAGCCCTAACGGGTTTCGAACCCGTATTTCGGCCTTGAGAGGGCCACGTCCTAGCCTTTAGACGATAGGGCCGGAAGACAATTGCGAATCGTTAATTGCCAATTGCGAATTGGAGGCAACTAAGAATCCGCGGTGCAATCCAGATGCACGGGTGAAGATAGAATTGCGAATTGAAGAAAGCGCGGCAATCTGGAATCCGCAATAATGCCGCAAGCAGGTAAAGATGAAATTGCGAATTGTCAATTGCCAATCTCGAATTGCCGTGAAGCACCCAATCCGAAATTCACAATCCGCAATCAGTAGTGTCCGGTTAAGTAGTTTTTGTTTTGCTATAAGTTCTTTGACAAGTGAGCGTTAAACGGATTTTCCAGTGTTATCGATTTGAACTCCGAAGTACCTTTGGGAAGAGCTTTTGTTACCTCACTATCCATTCCTGAAGGACATTGGCATGCATGCTGGGAGAACCGTCTTTTCACAACTGATGGACTTCGTGCCGCGTCATGAATTCCGTCGCATCGTCAAGCGCTATCGTGGTGAGCATCGTGTTCGCCACTTCTCCTGTTGGGAGCAATATCTCTCCATGGCGTTTGCGCAACTGACCTATCGAGAGAGCTTGCGTGACATTGAGACATGCCTACGTTCCCTTGGACCAACACTCTATCATAGTGGCATACGATCCACGATATCACGGTCAACACTTGCCTATGCAAATGAACGACGCTCATGGAAGATCTATCAGGATCTGGCTCTCGTGCTTATCGACCGAGCCCGTGTGTTGTACCGTGACGATCGCTTGCTCAGTGAGATCGAAAGCGCAGTCTATGCTCTTGATGCAACAACGATCGAACTGTGTTTAGCGCTGTTCCCATGGGCGCGAGCACAAAACCATCTGAGAACATGCGCAGGAGTCAAGCTGCACACACTCTTGGACGTACAGCGCAATCTGCCTGTATTTGCTAGGATTTCTGTCGCCAATCTATATGAAGTGCACATTCTTGACGAACTCGTATTTGAACCTGGTGCCTTCTACGTGCTCGACAGAGGATATACAGACTTCAGGCGCTTGAAGATTATCGATTCTTCCAGAGCCTTCTTCGTTATACGCGCCAAAAAGGGATTGCGCTTTACACGTACCGTTTCCCATGCGGTCGACAAATCACGGGGCATCAACGTTGATCAAACCATTCACCTGGTGATCAAGCGTTCACTCGAAGGATACCCGGATGCTCTGCGGCGCATCAAGTTCTTTGACATGGAGAAGAAACGTACGTTCGTGTTCCTTACGAACAATTTCCTGCTCGATGCAGCTTTGATTGCAGAACTCTATCGCTCGCGCTGGAAGATCGAACTGTTCTTCAAGTGGATCAAGCAGCATCTTCGCATCAAGGTCTTCTATGGCACAACATCGAATGCCGTCAACACCCAAATCTGGATTGCGCTTTCGGTTTTCGTCCTTGTGGCCATCATCAAGAAAGAACTCGACATCCATGCGCCACTTTACACAATTCTACAGATTCTGAGCGTCACCCTTTTTGAGAAAGAACCGATAAATCAAATACTTACAACGACCCCATTCCCAATTGACTCTGTCTCTCCCGTTAAGCAGTTGAATCTATTCAACTTTTAACCGGACAGCAGTGATCCGCAATCCGCAATGTTTTGCTGCCCCGCTAGGGCTCGAACCTAGACTCTTCTGATCCAGAGTCAGACGTGTTGCCAATTACACCACGGGGCAATCTTGAATTTCATAAGCTCCGTTGATAGTCCTGAGCGCTTGCCCGCTGAAGCCCGAAGGGCGTAAGGGGGAAGTCGAAGGACACCACGGGCATCATCTTCCGCGGATGTCCTGAGCGCAGTCGAAGGACACCACGGGCATCATCTCCCGCGGATGTGCTGAGCGCAGTCGAAGGTCACCACGGGGCAATAATAACCGGGTAATAAAGTACAGAAAAAGAAATTATTTTCCAATCAATTTCATCTGCTCTTCACAGCCGTAAGGGCACGCGACTTCGAATCAATGCGTACGATCTCCACTCTCCGTACTCCCCGGTCCCGGTAACCTTGACTTTCGGGCCATTTTTTGGTATACTTTCTCCGATTTCAAAAAGCATGTACGTCTAAAATCCTGTTTGTCGCCTTTGAAACAGCGTTATTGAGATTTCTCTTCAACGAACCAGGGCGAGATTACTAAAAGGGAAAACGGACACTACAGGTTGGCTCCAGGCCTTGATTCCCTCTGCATTGATACTTATTGCCGCACCGATCACCACCTCGAGATCTCTCCCGCTCGACGCACTCCACAACCTAACCAGTTCGGCCGCTATTATCAATTCAGGCGCCCCTGCGGCCATTTCGGTGCACACCCGGGACAGGCAGGTTGTGAGCTCCTTCGATCGCCAGAAGGCCGCGCCGCACAACGGCCCGGGCGGACGTTTCGCACATCTACAAAAGAATTGACAGCCTCACTATGATCACGAAGTACGGCTACGATGTCTTCTTTACAGTGGTTATCATCTGCCTCATGGTAGTTGCCCTTACGCTGGTCTTCCTTGAGCCAAAGGTGCCGAAATATGTCATCTCCGGCTCGGCCCTGGTCTTGCTGATGCTGACGGTGAATTTCTTTCGGGACCCCAACCGTTCGACTCCTCCGGGCGAAAACCTGATCATAGCCCCGGCGGACGGCAAGATCATCGCGGTGCGGGAGGTGGATGAAAAGGAGTATCTGCGCGCAAAGGCCACAGTCATCAGCATCTTCATGTCCCCCCTCAACGTTCACGTCAACCGTAATCCCATTTCCGGGACTGTGGGACACCTCCGTTATGTGAAGGGGGAATACTTCGCCGCGTTCGAAGAGAAAGCGTCGGAGAAAAACGAGCAAATGCTTATCGGCATTGAGAATCCGAAGGGCCGCGTCCTCTTTAAACAGATCGCCGGTTTCGTAGCCCGGCGCATCGTGTGCACGCTGAAGATGGGCGAACAGGTGAAAGCCGGGGACCGTTTCGGAATGATCAAATTTGGATCAAGAGTGGATGTGTTTGTCCCCGTGCGGGCAGCTGTAAACGCCAAAGTGGGCGACTTGACAGTCGCGGGGGAAACCGTGCTTGCAGAATTTCAATAGTTCCTGCGGAGACAAAGAATTATGAAAATCACAAGAGCAGTTGTCCCAAGCCTGTTCACGGTCCTGAATGCCTTCTGCGGATTCTTGTCGATCCTGAACGCGAGTCAGGGAAGGATCGAGATGGCCGCGTGGTTTATCGTTCTGGCGGGGGGATTTGATACGTTTGACGGCATCATGGCCCGCATCACCCGCTCCTCGAGCCAGTTTGGTGTGGAGCTCGATTCTCTGGCCGATGTGGTATCGTTTGGCGCCGCCCCTTCATTCCTCGTCTACCAGGCGTACCTCGGTACGCTCGGGAGCGTTGGAGTCATCATCAGTTCACTGCCGCTCGTATTCGGTGCCATCCGGCTCGCGCGCTTCAATGTGCAGCTCGTCGGGTTTGAAAAAGACCACTTCAAAGGGCTCCCGATTCCCGCTGCGGCGATCACCATCTGTGCGTACCTCCTTCAGTACAATACCGAACTTGGCGGGCTCAACGGGTGGACACACGACGGACTTGTCGCGCTGGTGCTCATCATTTCGCTCCTGATGGTCAGCAAAGTGCGATATGACACGCTGCCGAAGTTTAACCGCCGTGGATTCCGCGCTCACCCGTGGCGTGTGGTCGCGTTCTCCATCGCCGGTCTCATAGTCCTCGTATCGAAGGGGAATCTTCTCTTCCCGGTGATGGCGGCGTTCATCGGATTCGGAATATTGCGGGGCATCTACGAATGGGCCCGATCCATTGCCTCACACGTGGAAAAGGAACCGGAAGAAGAGAGCGAGATCTCAAGCATCGACATCTAAAAGCAGCATCAAGAAGAACCTCGTCTTTCTATAGACAATCTCTAGAACTCATCTCAAAAACGCCAACGACGTCATTGCGAGGCGCTCTTTGCCGAAGTCCCGCTCTTTCGATCCGCCTATGTGCGGGATCCAGAGAGGCGGACAATCTCTCTTTTGTCTCGGCATACCTTGGTGAGATTGCTTCGCTCGCCCCTGCGGGGCATCGCTCGCAATGACTTTGAGGGTTTTTGAGATAGCTTCTAGTAAGTCCAAAACGCTTCTCAGTATTTCTTTCTTTGCGTCCTTCGTTTACCCCGACGTCCTGAGCGAGCGCAGCGAGTCGAAGGATTGTCGGGGCGGCTTTGCCTGCCCGCCTCTGAGAATTCCATGAGGCAGGCGGGCGTGAGAATTCTTGACATGGGTCTTAATTAACGACGGAGAAACGACTTGTATCATTCAAAAATCTTGGTGACATTGAGGCAGTCGATACTCGACCCTCAGGGGAAAGCCGTTGAGCACGGCGCCCATTCGCTTGGCTACGATCGTGTCCGGAACGTCCGCATCGGCAAATTCGTGGAATTGAATGTGGATGCTCAGAACAAGGAAGAAGCTGAGAAGATCACGAGGGAAGTAAGCGAAAAACTGCTCGCAAATCCCGTGATGGAAGACTTTAGCTTCACGGTGGAAGAGAAAAGTTAATTGGTTAATTGGTCATATGGTTGAGTTGTTAGTTGCAAAGTGGTTAACTAACCACTCACCAATTAGCCAACCCGGCACTAACTCGTTAGTCCTTTTATGGCTCTCAAATTCGGCATTGTCGTATTTCCCGGATCGAACTGCGATCACGATTCCCACTACGTCGCGGAAACGATCCTCGGCCAGGAAGCCCGGCTGATCTGGCACAAGGAAACGTCCCTCGGCGACGTCGATATTGTGATACTTCCGGGGGGATTCTCGTACGGCGACTATCTCCGTTGCGGGGCCTTGGCGCGGTTTTCACCCATCATGAAAGAAGTCGTGCGGTTCGCGAATAATGGGGGGGCCGTTTTCGGCATCTGTAACGGCTTTCAGGTTCTCGTTGAGGCGGGACTGCTTCCGGGCGTACTCCTGCGTAACGACTCGCTCAAGTTCGTCTGCAAGTATGTCAACGTGCGGGTTGAAAACACCGGGACGATGTTCACTTCTCGCTGCAAGAAGGGGGAGATTCTCGCAATCCCCATTGCCCACGGCGACGGGAATTACTTTACTGACGAAGACACGCTGAAACGTCTGGAGGATGGAAACCAAGTCGTCTTCCGGTACTGTGACCAATCCGGCATCGTAACGGGTGGGTCCAATCCCAATGGCTCGATCTCCAACATCGCCGGGATCATCAACGAACAGGGAAATGTCATGGGTATGATGCCGCATCCTGAGCGGGCATCGGATCCTGCCCTTCACCATACCGATGGCAGAAAGATATTCGATTCGATCATAGAAAGTTTCGTTCAACAATCACAACTTGTTTGAAGGGAGTGTGTAGGAGTATGAGTCTCGGAGCGCCTGAAATAATTCTCATATTGTTTGTCATTCTGATTTTCTTCGGTGCCAAGAAGATACCGGAGCTTGCAAAAGGACTGGGAACCGGTATGCGGGAGTTTCGCAAGGCGGCACGCGAAATCCAGGATGATATCGAAAAAGACGTCAAACAGATCGATACCAAGAAGACCGACGAAGAGCCCAAGAAGTAGTTGTTGTCCTCCTGCAACAGACCTCGCGGCGATGCCCGGTCCTTGGGTAGGGGCGATCGTGCGGTGACCAATTCCTTCGCAACACTCCACGTCTGGCAGCTCGGAGCATTGGCAGGTTGTTGGAATTCTGATTGTTGAGACAAAGATAAACCGCAAAGGCCGCCTGATATTTTCTTGGGGGCTCTCTGCGTCCTTGGTGGTTCGTTCCTGAACGTGTTTACAAGAGAGACCACGGAAGCAGTGGACAGTTCCTAACCGATTGCCGGCAAGCTGCGGCAAGAGCCGAAGTATACCACCACGATGAAATCGTTCGACTCAATACAGTCTGAGTTGCGCGCAGGACGTACCAGCTGCGAGCGGCTGACGCAGGACTACATCGCCGCGATCGACGCGGGGAAGGAGCTCAATGCGTTCCTTTCCGTCTTTCCGAAGCAGGCCCTGGAAAGCGCGCGAGCCGTCGACCGGAAGCTCTCGGGCGGGACCGCCGGGCCTCTGGCCGGCATGGTCGTCGCTGTCAAGGATGTGCTCTGCGTTGAAGGGGAGCGCGTGACATGCGGATCGAAGATACTCGAGAATTTCGTTTCTCTCTATGATGCAACAGCAGTCTCCCGCCTCAAAGCGGCCGATGCAATCCTGATTGGCAAGACAAACATGGATGAGTTCGCCATGGGCTCGTCGACGGAAAACTCCGCGTACGGGCGCGTCCGGCTGCCGCAGGACAACGCGCGTGTGCCCGGAGGGTCGAGCGGCGGTTCAGCCGTGGCTGTGCGGGCGGGCCAGTGCACCACGTCGCTCGGTTCCGACACAGGCGGTTCCATTCGTCAGCCTGCGTCGTTCACCGGTGTGGTAGGGTTGAAACCGACCTACGGCAGAGTATCCCGGTACGGGCTGGTCGCGTTCGCGTCCTCGTTCGATTCAATCGGACCGTTCGCTCTGACCACGAGGGACGCCGCCAGAATTCTACAGGTCATCGCCGGGCATGATGAACGCGATTCGACCTGCTCGCGCAAGCCTGTCCCGGACTATCTCGCTGCGCTGACGCGCGACGTGCAAGGACTGCGTGTCGGGATTCCGAAAGAGTACTTTGGTGAAGGGCTCGACCCCGAGGTCCGCGCAGCTGTCGAGAAGAGCATCGAGGTCCTTAAGAAATCCGGCGCAACGGTCGGCGAGGTCAGCCTGCCGCACACCGAGTACACCATCGCCGCGTACTATATTCTTGCGACGGCGGAAGCATCGTCCAATCTTGCCCGGTATGACGGAGCGCGTTACGGGTTCCGGGCCGAAAAGGCAAAGGACCTGGCAGAGATGTACGTCAAGTCGCGCAGTGCGGGATTCGGGACGGAGGTAAAGCGGCGAATCATGCTCGGCACGTACGTTCTCTCCTCTGGATACTACGACGCCTATTACCGCAAGGGGCAGAAAGTACGTCGGCTGATACAAAAGGACTTCTTTGACGCTTTCCGGAATTTCGACTGCCTCATCACTCCCACGTCGCCGACAACTGCGTTCAAGGCGGGCGAGAAGGCGGATGATCCTTTGAAGATGTACCTGTCGGATGTCTACACCACATCGGCGAATCTCGCCGGAATTCCGGGAATCAGCATCCCGTGCGGGACAGACAGGCAGGGTCTCCCGATTGGCCTCCAGATCCTCGGGCGCCAATTTGATGAGTCCACTATCCTGAAAGTTGCTGATTTTCTGGAAAGCGCTTCTTAACTTTGGTCGAGTTCATTGGGCTTGCTCAGGGCATTCGAACTCTGCGTCTCTGCGTTGAAAACCATAGAATGATCTACGAGAACCACCAACAGATCCTCTCATTTCAAACATATTCTACTGACATATGAGCATACTCGTTGATAAGAACACCCGCCTGGTCGTCCAGGGAATCACCGGTGGCGAAGGTACCTTTCATACCAAGCAGATGATCGAATACGGAACGAACGTTGTAGCGGGCGTCACCCCGGGAAAAGGGGGAACGACGTATCATGGAAATGAAAAGGATCGGTTCACGACTCCGATTCCGGTCTACAACACGGTCGCCGAAGCCGTTGAGAAAGAGAAGGCAAACACGTCGGTGATCTTCGTCCCTGCCGGCGGAGCGGCTGACGCCATCATGGAAGCGGCCGATGCCGGCGTGAAGCTCGTCGTCGCCATCACAGAGGGAATTCCTGCGAATGATATGGTGAAGGTCTACGATCATCTGAAGTCTCTCGGCGTCAGGATGATCGGCCCCAACTGTCCCGGAATCATCACGCCGGGTCAGGCCAAGGTTGGCATCATGCCCGGATTCATCCACAAAGCCGGACGCGTCGGACTGGTCTCGAGAAGTGGAACATTGACCTATGAAGCAGTCGGCCAGCTCACGCATCGCGGCATCGGGCAATCGACCTGCATCGGTATCGGCGGCGATCCGGTCATCGGCACGCGGTTTATCGACGCCGTGAAGCTCTTCAATGAAGACCCCGGTACGGAAGCAATGATCCTCATCGGCGAGATCGGCGGAACGGCGGAAGAGGAAGCAGCCGAGTATATCAAGAAGCACGTGAAGAAACCGGTCGTGGGTTTCATCGCCGGTCAGACAGCGCCGCCGGGACGGAGAATGGGGCATGCCGGAGCGATTATCTCGGGAGGAAAGGGGACGGCGGCTGAGAAATTCGAGGCCTTCCGGAAAGCGGGCATCCATGTCGTCGAAAGTCCCGCGCTCATCGGGGAAACGATGGAGCGGGTTCTCAAGGGG
This region includes:
- the purQ gene encoding phosphoribosylformylglycinamidine synthase subunit PurQ, encoding MALKFGIVVFPGSNCDHDSHYVAETILGQEARLIWHKETSLGDVDIVILPGGFSYGDYLRCGALARFSPIMKEVVRFANNGGAVFGICNGFQVLVEAGLLPGVLLRNDSLKFVCKYVNVRVENTGTMFTSRCKKGEILAIPIAHGDGNYFTDEDTLKRLEDGNQVVFRYCDQSGIVTGGSNPNGSISNIAGIINEQGNVMGMMPHPERASDPALHHTDGRKIFDSIIESFVQQSQLV
- the gatA gene encoding Asp-tRNA(Asn)/Glu-tRNA(Gln) amidotransferase subunit GatA, producing MKSFDSIQSELRAGRTSCERLTQDYIAAIDAGKELNAFLSVFPKQALESARAVDRKLSGGTAGPLAGMVVAVKDVLCVEGERVTCGSKILENFVSLYDATAVSRLKAADAILIGKTNMDEFAMGSSTENSAYGRVRLPQDNARVPGGSSGGSAVAVRAGQCTTSLGSDTGGSIRQPASFTGVVGLKPTYGRVSRYGLVAFASSFDSIGPFALTTRDAARILQVIAGHDERDSTCSRKPVPDYLAALTRDVQGLRVGIPKEYFGEGLDPEVRAAVEKSIEVLKKSGATVGEVSLPHTEYTIAAYYILATAEASSNLARYDGARYGFRAEKAKDLAEMYVKSRSAGFGTEVKRRIMLGTYVLSSGYYDAYYRKGQKVRRLIQKDFFDAFRNFDCLITPTSPTTAFKAGEKADDPLKMYLSDVYTTSANLAGIPGISIPCGTDRQGLPIGLQILGRQFDESTILKVADFLESAS
- a CDS encoding T9SS type A sorting domain-containing protein; this translates as MGDKVKATEYFRSLIASYPKDPLSALALATLGEWAGGASTNQQKSARTENTIKTSLFLENYPNPFNPSTVVSFSVPEAGLVTLKIFDLLGREVATLVNEFTTVGTHVAIFNGSSLSSGMYVARLQMAGKTAAAKLLLAR
- a CDS encoding IS4 family transposase, with the protein product MHAGRTVFSQLMDFVPRHEFRRIVKRYRGEHRVRHFSCWEQYLSMAFAQLTYRESLRDIETCLRSLGPTLYHSGIRSTISRSTLAYANERRSWKIYQDLALVLIDRARVLYRDDRLLSEIESAVYALDATTIELCLALFPWARAQNHLRTCAGVKLHTLLDVQRNLPVFARISVANLYEVHILDELVFEPGAFYVLDRGYTDFRRLKIIDSSRAFFVIRAKKGLRFTRTVSHAVDKSRGINVDQTIHLVIKRSLEGYPDALRRIKFFDMEKKRTFVFLTNNFLLDAALIAELYRSRWKIELFFKWIKQHLRIKVFYGTTSNAVNTQIWIALSVFVLVAIIKKELDIHAPLYTILQILSVTLFEKEPINQILTTTPFPIDSVSPVKQLNLFNF
- the pssA gene encoding CDP-diacylglycerol--serine O-phosphatidyltransferase, translated to MKITRAVVPSLFTVLNAFCGFLSILNASQGRIEMAAWFIVLAGGFDTFDGIMARITRSSSQFGVELDSLADVVSFGAAPSFLVYQAYLGTLGSVGVIISSLPLVFGAIRLARFNVQLVGFEKDHFKGLPIPAAAITICAYLLQYNTELGGLNGWTHDGLVALVLIISLLMVSKVRYDTLPKFNRRGFRAHPWRVVAFSIAGLIVLVSKGNLLFPVMAAFIGFGILRGIYEWARSIASHVEKEPEEESEISSIDI
- the sucD gene encoding succinate--CoA ligase subunit alpha, coding for MSILVDKNTRLVVQGITGGEGTFHTKQMIEYGTNVVAGVTPGKGGTTYHGNEKDRFTTPIPVYNTVAEAVEKEKANTSVIFVPAGGAADAIMEAADAGVKLVVAITEGIPANDMVKVYDHLKSLGVRMIGPNCPGIITPGQAKVGIMPGFIHKAGRVGLVSRSGTLTYEAVGQLTHRGIGQSTCIGIGGDPVIGTRFIDAVKLFNEDPGTEAMILIGEIGGTAEEEAAEYIKKHVKKPVVGFIAGQTAPPGRRMGHAGAIISGGKGTAAEKFEAFRKAGIHVVESPALIGETMERVLKGLKGKKSVPKAKPKSARKKVGVKKRVKPPVKKKPAPRKKGKK
- the tatA gene encoding twin-arginine translocase TatA/TatE family subunit, translating into MSLGAPEIILILFVILIFFGAKKIPELAKGLGTGMREFRKAAREIQDDIEKDVKQIDTKKTDEEPKK
- the purS gene encoding phosphoribosylformylglycinamidine synthase subunit PurS codes for the protein MYHSKILVTLRQSILDPQGKAVEHGAHSLGYDRVRNVRIGKFVELNVDAQNKEEAEKITREVSEKLLANPVMEDFSFTVEEKS
- a CDS encoding phosphatidylserine decarboxylase family protein → MITKYGYDVFFTVVIICLMVVALTLVFLEPKVPKYVISGSALVLLMLTVNFFRDPNRSTPPGENLIIAPADGKIIAVREVDEKEYLRAKATVISIFMSPLNVHVNRNPISGTVGHLRYVKGEYFAAFEEKASEKNEQMLIGIENPKGRVLFKQIAGFVARRIVCTLKMGEQVKAGDRFGMIKFGSRVDVFVPVRAAVNAKVGDLTVAGETVLAEFQ